The DNA segment tttaacagagTTCAAAAATTCAATTTAGGCAATTATTAATTATTACAATGCAGTTAATCACATTCAAATGTTAGTACTCACGTATTATTagactatttatttctttatttattgcctttttgccttttctagggccacacccacggcatatggaggttcccaagctaggggtcgaatcagagctgtagctgccaagtttatgccagagccacagcaatgcgggatctgagctgcgtctgcaacctacaccacagctcacagcaacgctggatccttcacccactgagcaaggccagggattcaaacccgcaacctcattgttcttagtcggattcgttaaccactgagcctcaaagggaactcctttttagaCCCTTTagacagcagaaataaatattttgttcaatCATTCAGAGAACTTTCACAAAAATTGACCTGCTATTACACATAAAATATTCCCCCATCAACTGAAAACTCTAAATATTATATAGATTATAATACTAAGATTATAACACAGtagaaaagaaacaacccaatatATTTGGAAGctaaataattaagtaaataatctttttttcaagagtaaatgataaaataaattaagaattacttctaatgaaataatttaatcatCAAATGTCGGAATTTTAGTCTGAAATAAAGATGAAGCAAAATGTGCAAGTTTAAGTGTATTTATCAAGAAATTTTATCCAAGAAATTGTGCTTAAAGTCAAGGTTAGGTTATTGCAAATGATTAATAAGGTAGAAAGAAGGAGAAGACACCAGTAAAAAAACCCCATGATATTAAAATTGGGAAATAAGTACAAAACTAATGagtatttgaaattaagaaaaacattaagaaaatatggTAACAAATATGAAACCATAgatgaaatgaaagaatttttagaaGAATGTAAAATTCTGAAAGTAGCACAAGAAAAAATTAGGATCTCaggtacatacatatgtatttttaaagtactagttaaagaaaaataacatatgatatatcACTTATTCATGGAAAATTAAATATGGACCAGATGGTCCTATCTAAAATAAcgaacaaataaacaagaaaacaaaaaataggaacagatcatggccaagaagagcagacttgtggctcctgggagggaaagggatggatgggcatttggggggttttaGGGATGCAAAcggttatatttggaatggatgggcaaagGGATCCTactataaagcacagggaaatgtcTGTGATTGGGTTACTTTGTTGTTCAtcagaaatattataaatcaactatactttaatagtaataaataaataaataattttcaaaaatattaattaaagacCTTCCTTCCCTAAAATTATTGGCCAAAGTGAGCTTGCAAATGAGCTCTCTTAAACTTCTATGGAGCAGTTGATGAGTGTCTTCCACATGTTctcaacaaacagaaaaatatgtgaaattccCCCGGTTATTTCATCAGGTAAGATGGTGAAAACCAGGTAAGAATATTGTCAGAAAAGATTGATTTGAAAAACAggtaagaatatttttaagaaaagataatTAGGGACTCATTGCATCTACCTATGCAGATTTTAAAATCCATAATTAGACATCATCCAGTCAAATCTCATGGTTATTAAACATAGTGTATAATGATCATGTAGATTTGGCTTATCCCATGAATGACAAGCAGTGTTCAGCATCAGGTAACCTATCATGTGATTCTTCACATGAacaaactaaaagagaaaaactgtacATTTATCTCCTTCAAGGTAGGAATAATTTTATGAAACTCGACCCttatgcaggattttttttttaaacagctttgtAACATGTCAGGGAAGGGAACTTTCCTAgatagataaagaatatatacCACAAAACCAGCAAAAAGTACACTAAAGGGAAAACTAGATGCCTTATTTTAGGAGCAGGAACAAGCCAAGTTTACTCACTGAATCTGCTGCTCTTTAACATGGATCTGAAAGACATGAGTGGTGctgcaaggaaagaaaaagaaagaagacatataaGAACTGGAAGGGAAGAGACCTTCCAGGATCTGGGGAGATCCTTTTATCTCCCCAGAAGAGATAAAAGGATCAGGATGTAATATGTTGGAACAGTAAGAGAGCTCAGGGCTGCAGAAGGCAAGATCAACTTCCAAAGAACATAGTATTTTCCATGGTATGATACAAGTAAAAATCATTCCAAGTAGGTAGTTGAAGTTAAAGTTACGAGAAGACTCCCAAGAGTGAAACAAACTACAGCTCTGAAGCATTTTTGTCTCAGGATCCTTTTACACTCAAAAACTGTTGAAGCCACTAAAGGGTTTTTGTGAGGATGGGTTATAAGTATCAATTTTTACCATGTTAGAAATTAAAACCGAGAATCTTTAAAACTATTTAGTTTTTAgtacacttaaaagaaaaataataagcctAGTACATGGTAACATAAGTAACacttttagaaaagtaaaaacactTTGGAGAAAACTTTTAGTGAGAAGAGTGGCTTTGTTGCACATTTTTGCAAATGCATCTGAATGTCTGCCTTGTAGGAGACAACCTGATACCCGTGTCTGCTTCTTCATTCAAGGATGTTTTCATTGATGTAGATGATGAAAAATATCCTCATGTGTACTTGAAAGAGCGAGGACTTTGTGGACACCCAGAAAATGTCTCAGGGATCCCCAGAGGTCTTCGTATCACACTTTGAAAACCTGTTATAAAAGAGCTAGGAATTCGCCAGGATCATGAAAATCCAAAGCCCCTGGTCTGAGAACCGAGAACCACTGACTTGGGAGCTGCAAAGGGCCCCGCCACTGAGTGAGAACGAGGGACCAGATGGGCAAGCCGAGAAGACCCCAGGCAGCCTCCCAAGGATTAGCTCTTCTCTTACTGCCCTGCACCCTGGGACTgaccccatccccagcctgggcagTGCTACCCACAGCTGTAGGATTCTACCTTCCTACCCTCTCCCTCCTGGATGCCCTCAGCCTGCCCTGCCTCTTCCATGAAGCAGCCAGCAGGAGACAGCAAAAGAAGCTCTCCTACTTGATGTCGTCAGGGGTACCCACAGGCAGGTGTGGGATCAGACCTCCTAGAACAGATGCTGTCTGCTTTATCTCCACTGCAGCCTTCCCAGCTGGCTGCTCCCTGGGGCCTCTTCAGGATGCCAGCCTGGAGGAGTTTTTCCTCAGGGTCTGGAGAGGCCAGGAAGGATCTCAAGGGCCCTTTCAGGGGCCTGCTGCCTCTAAAGCTTCTTCCAGCTATCAACACGTAAAAGGACTCCCTGCTGCCTCTCTCTGCCCAGAGACCCCATCCCATGCTGAGGGCTGAGGGGCTCCCAGTCATGTGGAAAACTGGATTGGGCCCAGATGCCCTTATTACCTTGGGGTCAAGGCAGGGTCAGAGGAAAGGCGGGAGCTGGAGGAGTCCCAAGGGGGCATCCAGGGCTCTACCCTGGGGTAAAGGCAGCCCTAGGGCTTCTCAGACAAGGGTACTTTGGAGCTGGGTCTTGGAGACTTGTTTATATTGGGCAATTTAAGGCCTCACTGCCTTCTGGCCAAACCGTATGGCCACACCTCTCTTCCCAGTCAAATTCTTCCATATTTACACTGTCCTGGTGATTCATCCAGCCAGTCTGACCTTTGCTGATGCTTCCCTGTGCTGCCAACCAATATACATATTTTGGTGTTGTCCTTGGTTTCCGACCCTCTGATAAGAATGCCTTTTGTGTGCTAATGCATTGGCTGCAGGTTTATCCTTGTAAAGCATCTTTGTTTCTAACCCAAACAGGTGACATTGCCTTTGAGTTACCAACCGAGTTCCACAAAAGACCGCCTTCCTGGATCCTCAGTCCCAAAGACCAGAGTGGGAGCTGGGCAGAAATAAACATCCGTGCGTCTCCATTTATTCACGGGTTTTGTGACCTTCACCATCTGCAGATTTCCCATCTGCACAGTGAAGGTTCCCATAGGCAGCCTCTGACCTGACTTTGTGCCATCCTGAGACAGCACTCCCCAAATAGATGCGATGTTAACCaacaatgaaaatttatgttTCACTGAATGTTTTGTGTGGTGAAAAGGGGAAAACCTTTCTGCAGAtataacaaaaaaacccctttAAAATGTCTATATTCTTATCTAACCACTGACCCTTCTTCACCTCTTCCCTTCTCCTTATCTTCTCTCTCGCCTCCAAATCgctctctgtgtttctctcttactttccctccctccctcttcttcccttctctttcttctttttcatatctcATGTGACAATAGCCTTGTAATTAGGAAACAATTTCCTTGGTGAcaaatagtttctttctttacatttcttcTAACTAAAAGGATGATTATAAAACACTGGGCACGGtgcttgatatttaaaaattctcaattcttgatgttttttattattatattatgttattctttttcatcttatatTGGTgaggacagagaaaaataaagtcttctgTTGCTTGTCCATTCAGGAAGAACCAAGGGCTTCAGAACCAACACTCATTCATATCCTACTCCCTACCTTCCTATAAATACAACCCATTCTAAGGTATagagagtgggagggagttcATCACACTTGGTCATAAATGAGACATCATAGTGGCAAGAGGGtgacaaagaaatgaagagaaacaaaTCACTAGTATGCATAAAACTCCGATGGGGTGTCAGTATTTTAACACAACGGAATCCCTACCACAGTTCTTTGGAGACAGATATGATCCTGgcatttctttgatattttctcaACACCAATCTGCCCACCAGCAGCTTCAGGGAAAGAATTTCCTGAGATAGTTTTTCTTTATGGCATTCTTCAGCTCCTTGTTCCGGAGGCTGAAAATGATTGGGCTCAGAAAGGGGGTGAAGACTGTATAGGTGGTGGCCATCAGAGTGTTACTGTCCATAGAACGGGGGCCCTTGGGCTTGAGGTAGATGATGGAGGCAAAACCGTAGTGCACAATAACTATGGTGAGGTGGGAGACACAGGTGGAGAAGGTCTTGTGCCGGCCCTCAGCAGAGGGGATCCTCAGGATAGCAGCCACGATGAAGACATaggagaggaaaatgaggaaTAAACACCCTAGCAGGGCTGTGACACACACCAGGATCACACCTAAGGTGACAGTGGATGTCTCATTCCCACAGGCCAACTTCAAGAGGGCAAGAACGTGGCAGGCAAAATGGTGGATTTCATTAGACCCACAGAAGGTGAGGTGGAAAACTATCATTGTCACCATCATCCCCATGACTGAGCCACCAGCCCAGGACCAGGACACAAGACGGGCACAGTCACGTGTGCTCATGAGCATGTTGTAGCGAagggggtggcagatggccacatagcggtcatagccCATGATCATGAGCAGGAATGAGTGGGTGAAGCCAAACGTGAAGGAGAAGAACATCTGGCTGGCACAGGCCGTGAAGGAGATGGAGCGGTAGGTGGAGAGCATGTCGACCAGCATGCGAGGGGTGACAGCGACcgtgaagagaatctcagaggtGGAGAGGGCACACAGGAAGaggtacatgggtgtgtggaggctGTGCTCCCTCCAGATGGTGGtcatgatgagcaggttccccagcagCGTGAACAGGTACATCAGCAGGTACAGCAGGAAGAAGGTGGGCAGGAGCTGCTGAGGGAAGTTGGAGAAGCCAATGAGGATGAATTCAGACACTGTGCTGTGGTTCTGATCAATCATGAAATCTGGCCCTAGTGAGATCAGACACAGAATGAAGCCACAGTGGTTAAATCATAGGCTCTAACATAGATTAAAGGGCAGGTGAAACACTCTGtgctatttaaatatttgcttgaCTCGTCTGGGTCCCAAAATCTTTATCAGTAAAATGGATTAAATCATAATAGTTGTTATCATTTACTAATGtgattaaaacaaaatgagatttGTATACTAATAAATTATGACACAGTTCGACTGGTGGGTTTGCATAACAGtgactaaaaaatgaaaagtttacatTTTTGGAAAGATTGAAAACAGACATAGACAATCAAGGTCACATGTTCtagaaaaaacatttatttggatCTTAgggttctaatttttttcctctaagagtcttTGTTGTTTAACCGATGATTTAacacatatatacttattttaatacttttgtaGGTACTCATTTTTCTAGGTTGTTTCATATACATATTTGCTGTTCTAAGTGAGTTGAACAGAAAGTTTGCAGATTAAAGTTTGGAAGAATATCTATACCAGGTAACTATGTATCAAGTGACCGCTGAGGCAGTAAAGttgaaaacacagaaaatgaaatttaaataaatataatatgtcCATTAACATCTGCCACTCAAAAACATCAGGCTTCCCTGGAGAAATGGTCTGGCAAAGAAGTCAAGCTTAGGACATTTGTGCCAATGTGAAATGAAACTTTCAGTGAGTAATAGGCTAACGTCAAATAGATGACTCAGTCAGATGGCACATGTGCCCACTATTGCCAAAATGAAGGTTCATTGTCCAAAGGATGGAGGAACAAGCTAAATGACACCATGAGGAAGCAAGCAGACAATTCCAAGGTGGAAAATGTTGTAGAACAGATGATCTAGTATCATGGATACCAGGGTCATTGAAAGAATACAGAGAAATTCAAGGGACATAACAATGAGACATAATATAGGGTACTAGCTTGGATACTGATCTAGATAAACAGGTGTACATTAATTTTCAGGCAACAGAAAAAACTTTGATTATGGCATGAATGAATAATTTTAGGTATAAATAATATGAGATTATTATTAATTgagttattaattttttctttttggcgaCACccaggcttatggaagttcctgggccagggatcaaatctgagctacagctgcaacccacaccacagctgcagcaatgccagatccttaacccactgcgtcaagCAGGGACTCCATAATTTTAAATGTGACCTTGTTATTTTggctataaagaaaaacattctccATTCAAATGCATACTGAGATTAAAAATAcacaacatgcacacacactccaagagaaagagaaggatatTTTATTAAGTATAGAAGCACAGCATAGCAATTGGTTTAAATATAATTAACCTATGAAACGACATACTCTGGAATAGTAAGTAAAAAACAATCAACACAACTTCAGTGAAACAGATAGAAAGAGCTCAATCATGTCTAGATAGATCGATGGAATTTGTAGTCAGACATTTTCACAGAGTCTAGAAAGGCAATTTATGAACTATTAACTACAATGCAATGAATATGTAGACATTAGGTATTGGTGATATTTTGACTCTTCAACAAAGAGAAATTAAGCACTTTTAAGCATACAGGGGACTTTTACAAAAACTGGTCTTATCTTAAGGGCATCAAAATTTTTTCCatgaatttaattataaatatgatgTAGATCATAGTGTACTAAAAGTATCAATTGATAGAGGAGTTGCTTTGCAAACTCCCTGTGTTTGGAAACCTGGTATATTATTATGTAATCTTTTGCTACAAtagtaaaacataaattttaatacatttgcaATTAAATAATTCAAGTTATCTAATGTCAAATTTTAAGCTAAAAgtactatgaaagaaaaatacagctctaaatatatttatagaggAAACTTTATGAAGAAGAAAGTCATGtttaataagataaaaatcaGGTTCTTGGAGAACATTAATAAGTTAGAAAGAAGGTGACGATACCAATAAGacaacacaaaaattaaaactgagaaataactACAGacgtttggatttttaaaataaaaatagtaagaaaaacaCGTTGGCAAATTTGAAACAGTAGACTAAGTTCttagaaatctttaaaatttcaaatctaGTTCAAGAGAAAATAGTGACTCTGGAGACTcaagtaaattttaaagacattgaGAAGGTTAATGAAATGctgtctcccccctccccaatatCCTTGACCCCAGTGGGTTTACAagtgatctctctctctcaaacgTTAAAGGGAAAATTGATGAGTGTCTTATACTCATtcttaaaaactagaaaaacatgaaatagtCTCACTCTATCCTGTTAGGCTAATGCAATTTGATTCTAAACTAGAATGTAGACTGTTAATAAGACAATTATGGACCCATTTCACCGATCCATacagattttttatttcaaaagacatAACCTGGTCAAATCCAATGGTTTCTCAGAACTAGCATATTACAAGAAGATGACTTTGGCTTCTCCCATGAATGACAAGGATGGCTCAGCATCAGAAAACTTATCATAGACTAATCAGGTAAACACACCACAacagaaaaatcattattttaatcaAGGTAGgggtatatttttctaaaattcaagtcatatttatgatatttattgatttatttttaatgatttttattttttccattatagctggttacaTGGa comes from the Phacochoerus africanus isolate WHEZ1 chromosome 4, ROS_Pafr_v1, whole genome shotgun sequence genome and includes:
- the LOC125124232 gene encoding olfactory receptor 10H3-like yields the protein MIDQNHSTVSEFILIGFSNFPQQLLPTFFLLYLLMYLFTLLGNLLIMTTIWREHSLHTPMYLFLCALSTSEILFTVAVTPRMLVDMLSTYRSISFTACASQMFFSFTFGFTHSFLLMIMGYDRYVAICHPLRYNMLMSTRDCARLVSWSWAGGSVMGMMVTMIVFHLTFCGSNEIHHFACHVLALLKLACGNETSTVTLGVILVCVTALLGCLFLIFLSYVFIVAAILRIPSAEGRHKTFSTCVSHLTIVIVHYGFASIIYLKPKGPRSMDSNTLMATTYTVFTPFLSPIIFSLRNKELKNAIKKNYLRKFFP